A window of Photobacterium sp. GJ3 contains these coding sequences:
- the rsmI gene encoding 16S rRNA (cytidine(1402)-2'-O)-methyltransferase produces the protein MSETNSCSVDVATLYIVPTPIGNLADITQRALDVLANVDLIAAEDTRHTSRLLSHFAIPTRTFALHDHNEQQKADVLIEKLQQGSSIALVSDAGTPLISDPGYHLVTRCRQAGVKVVPLPGACAVITALSASGLPSDRFSFEGFLPAKSKGRQDTFRDLMEDPRTLIFYESPHRILDSLADMLAVLGPDRDVVLARELTKTFETIHGAPLGELIPWLNEDSNRIRGEMVLLVAGHRAGKEDMPAEALRTLKILVAELPLKKAAAMTAEIHGVKKNALYKWGLENLD, from the coding sequence ATGAGTGAGACCAATTCGTGTTCGGTGGATGTCGCAACTTTGTACATCGTTCCGACCCCGATCGGCAATTTGGCAGATATCACCCAACGTGCGCTGGATGTTCTGGCCAATGTGGATTTGATTGCTGCCGAGGACACACGCCATACCTCACGCCTGTTGTCCCATTTTGCCATCCCGACCCGGACCTTCGCGCTGCATGATCATAATGAACAGCAGAAAGCGGATGTGCTGATCGAAAAACTGCAGCAAGGCAGCAGCATTGCACTGGTCTCTGATGCCGGTACACCTCTCATCAGTGATCCAGGGTACCATCTTGTCACCCGTTGTCGTCAGGCGGGTGTTAAAGTTGTGCCTTTGCCGGGGGCTTGCGCTGTCATCACGGCGCTGAGTGCGTCCGGACTGCCTTCCGATCGGTTCAGCTTCGAAGGCTTCCTGCCGGCAAAAAGCAAAGGGCGTCAGGATACCTTCCGCGATCTGATGGAAGATCCCCGCACGCTGATTTTTTATGAATCACCCCACCGTATTCTGGATTCGCTGGCAGATATGCTGGCTGTACTGGGGCCGGATCGCGACGTCGTTCTGGCGCGGGAGCTGACTAAAACCTTTGAAACCATCCATGGTGCGCCTCTGGGGGAACTGATCCCCTGGCTGAACGAAGACAGTAACCGGATCCGGGGCGAGATGGTCCTGCTGGTGGCGGGTCATCGTGCCGGTAAAGAAGACATGCCTGCTGAAGCGCTGCGGACGCTGAAAATTCTGGTGGCGGAGTTGCCGCTGAAGAAAGCGGCCGCGATGACTGCAGAAATTCACGGGGTGAAAAAGAACGCGCTGTATAAGTGG
- a CDS encoding penicillin-binding protein activator, translated as MLNFTHKRKSVTRILAPVALAVILAGCSTPGTQSTSYGADITAPATDSAANYLLKAESTEGALSIDWHILALKALIKEGRWPQADQQANKLARMNLSPVQMAEWQLARASLRYQQGQPKAALETLNFLPWWPVSDSQLRRYHLLRAELLNQTEQYFEAARERTALAQYLNTNETPVNWQNLWLDLSHYNTHQLQSASIKSDETVLQGWVELSLLKNAYAQRPVRLKSEVENWLDSHPDHPANSHLPAELQAIMSLEIIELEKVALLLPLSGKFESQGKAVRDGFLNAMLEDGERDPSTELSIYDTESEPMFSIVNKLQQEGTQLVIGPLQKEKITQFQSIEGGNATQLALNEPQNLDLSQPNTCYFSLSPEQEAEQAAQHLFAEGHRSPMVMAPANDFGRRVSQAFIAKWEKLTGKQAELQTFGSSREIQNQIAAVFGLSDSRARNDQMQQVLGISLQTQARSRRDTDAVYLIANRNEVTLLKPFIEVAINPDVTPPKLYASSRANPDNQASMGELSGIEFSDIPLLAAPDQPFMQQFEQLWPGQKNGMIRLHAFGMDAYRMITELPQMKVVDHYSTQGRTGQLSLDDHCVVQRQLDWAVFTPNGIEPVQ; from the coding sequence ATGCTTAATTTTACCCATAAGCGCAAAAGTGTAACACGTATTCTGGCCCCTGTAGCCCTTGCTGTGATCCTGGCAGGTTGTTCTACGCCGGGCACCCAATCCACATCCTACGGTGCAGACATTACCGCTCCAGCAACGGACTCAGCGGCGAACTACCTGCTGAAAGCCGAGTCGACCGAAGGTGCACTCAGTATTGACTGGCATATTCTGGCGCTGAAAGCCCTGATCAAAGAAGGGCGGTGGCCTCAGGCTGATCAGCAAGCCAATAAACTGGCCCGGATGAATCTCTCTCCGGTACAGATGGCCGAGTGGCAATTGGCTCGTGCCAGCCTGCGCTATCAGCAAGGTCAGCCGAAAGCCGCACTGGAAACGCTGAACTTTCTGCCCTGGTGGCCGGTATCCGATAGCCAGCTCCGTCGCTATCACCTGTTGCGTGCCGAATTGCTCAATCAGACCGAACAATACTTTGAGGCGGCCCGCGAGCGCACAGCACTGGCCCAGTACCTCAACACCAATGAAACCCCGGTCAACTGGCAGAATCTGTGGCTGGACTTGTCCCACTACAATACACATCAGTTGCAGTCCGCCAGCATCAAGTCCGATGAAACCGTGCTGCAAGGCTGGGTCGAGCTGAGTCTGCTGAAAAATGCCTATGCGCAGCGCCCGGTTCGCCTGAAGTCCGAAGTGGAAAACTGGCTGGATAGTCATCCGGATCATCCGGCAAACAGCCATCTGCCTGCCGAATTACAGGCCATCATGAGCCTGGAAATTATTGAGCTGGAAAAAGTTGCTCTGCTTCTGCCGCTGTCCGGTAAATTCGAAAGTCAAGGCAAAGCCGTTCGGGACGGCTTCCTCAATGCCATGCTGGAAGATGGTGAGCGCGATCCAAGCACTGAGCTCTCCATTTACGATACAGAGTCCGAACCGATGTTCAGTATCGTCAACAAACTGCAGCAGGAAGGCACTCAATTAGTGATCGGCCCACTGCAAAAAGAAAAAATCACTCAGTTTCAGTCCATTGAAGGTGGCAATGCGACTCAGCTGGCACTGAACGAGCCGCAGAACCTGGATCTGAGCCAGCCCAATACCTGTTACTTCTCCCTCTCTCCGGAACAGGAAGCGGAACAGGCCGCACAACACCTCTTTGCTGAAGGCCATCGCAGCCCCATGGTCATGGCCCCGGCCAACGATTTTGGTCGCCGGGTCAGTCAGGCTTTCATCGCCAAGTGGGAAAAGCTGACCGGGAAACAGGCCGAGCTGCAAACCTTCGGCTCCAGCCGTGAGATTCAAAATCAGATCGCAGCAGTGTTTGGCTTAAGTGACAGCCGTGCCCGGAATGACCAAATGCAGCAGGTCCTTGGCATTTCACTGCAAACACAGGCCCGCAGCCGACGCGATACTGATGCCGTGTATCTGATCGCCAACCGCAATGAAGTGACACTGCTCAAGCCCTTTATCGAAGTGGCCATTAACCCAGACGTCACTCCGCCGAAGCTTTACGCCAGTTCCCGGGCAAACCCGGATAATCAGGCCAGCATGGGTGAACTGTCTGGCATCGAGTTCAGCGACATTCCCCTGCTCGCAGCGCCGGATCAGCCGTTCATGCAGCAATTTGAGCAACTCTGGCCGGGTCAGAAAAACGGAATGATCCGCCTGCATGCCTTCGGGATGGATGCCTATCGGATGATCACGGAACTGCCACAAATGAAGGTGGTCGATCACTACAGCACACAGGGCAGAACCGGTCAGCTGAGTCTGGACGATCACTGTGTGGTGCAACGTCAGCTGGATTGGGCAGTATTCACACCCAATGGCATTGAACCTGTTCAATAA
- a CDS encoding YraN family protein: MALNLFNKRRQGYHYESLAEQYLQRQGLKPIARNVHCRGGELDLIMKDGNCWVFIEVKYRAHNRFGTAVEAIDWRKQQRIKRTALFWLHSKGLSAELCQLRFDVVAIQGADHQITWLTNTLVEE, encoded by the coding sequence ATGGCATTGAACCTGTTCAATAAGCGCCGTCAGGGGTACCATTACGAGTCACTGGCCGAGCAGTATCTGCAACGCCAGGGACTCAAGCCGATCGCCCGTAACGTGCATTGCCGTGGCGGGGAGCTGGACCTGATCATGAAAGACGGCAACTGCTGGGTCTTTATTGAGGTCAAGTACCGGGCGCACAACCGCTTTGGAACCGCAGTGGAAGCCATCGACTGGCGCAAGCAGCAGCGTATCAAGCGGACAGCGTTGTTCTGGCTGCACTCAAAAGGCCTCTCAGCCGAACTTTGCCAACTCAGATTCGATGTGGTCGCCATTCAGGGCGCTGATCATCAAATCACCTGGTTGACCAACACCTTAGTCGAAGAGTGA
- a CDS encoding phosphoheptose isomerase codes for MLESIKESFTESIQTQIAAAEALPDAISRSAMVMVQSLLNGHKILCCGNGGSAANAQHFASCLINRFETERPSLPALALTADTTTLTAVANDYHQDEIFSKQIRALGQPGDILLVFSTSGNSKNIIKAMEAALTRDMNIIAMTGKDGGEMAGLLGVQDVEIRIPSQRTARIQEGHLLTAHCLCDLIDQTLFPQHEG; via the coding sequence ATGCTAGAGAGCATTAAAGAAAGTTTTACCGAAAGTATTCAAACCCAGATTGCAGCCGCTGAAGCCCTGCCCGATGCGATTTCACGCTCCGCCATGGTGATGGTGCAGAGCTTGCTCAATGGCCACAAAATTCTGTGCTGCGGGAATGGTGGCTCGGCTGCGAATGCCCAGCATTTTGCGTCCTGCCTGATCAATCGTTTTGAAACCGAGCGCCCCAGCTTACCCGCGCTGGCGCTGACAGCCGATACCACCACGCTGACCGCGGTTGCGAACGACTATCACCAGGATGAAATATTCTCCAAACAAATTCGTGCCCTCGGCCAGCCTGGTGATATTCTGCTGGTCTTCTCAACCAGCGGCAACAGCAAGAATATTATCAAAGCGATGGAGGCCGCGTTGACCCGAGACATGAACATCATTGCGATGACAGGCAAAGATGGCGGGGAAATGGCAGGTCTGCTGGGTGTACAGGACGTGGAAATCCGCATTCCGTCGCAGCGCACGGCTCGAATTCAGGAAGGCCATCTACTGACGGCGCATTGTTTGTGCGATTTAATCGATCAGACCCTCTTCCCTCAACATGAAGGATAA
- a CDS encoding BON domain-containing protein encodes MMRVAGFILLFTLTLQGCSTILQTDPRSGQQQWRDQQIAMQVGGLVNKPPYQGKARVNAFANEGKVLLVGQAVDQDTASQLIHDVKKLDSVRLVHNQLLVGPLPTLADVGRDSWLTTKVKAQLIASKKLRDSAIKVATENQRVYLLGFVTREQGNVAAEIARNVEGVQQVIKAFEYLN; translated from the coding sequence ATGATGCGTGTTGCTGGTTTCATTCTGCTGTTCACGCTGACGCTTCAGGGCTGCAGCACGATTTTGCAAACGGATCCACGTAGTGGCCAGCAACAATGGCGGGATCAACAGATTGCCATGCAGGTCGGGGGGTTAGTGAATAAACCCCCTTATCAGGGAAAGGCCCGGGTGAATGCGTTTGCGAACGAAGGCAAAGTCTTACTGGTCGGTCAGGCCGTGGATCAGGACACAGCTTCCCAATTGATTCACGATGTGAAAAAGCTGGATTCTGTCAGACTGGTACACAATCAGCTTCTCGTTGGGCCACTGCCGACGCTTGCCGATGTTGGTCGCGACAGTTGGTTGACGACCAAAGTCAAAGCCCAGCTGATTGCCAGCAAAAAACTACGCGACAGTGCGATTAAAGTCGCCACTGAAAACCAGCGTGTTTACTTACTGGGGTTTGTCACCCGAGAACAAGGGAATGTTGCCGCAGAAATAGCCCGCAATGTTGAAGGCGTTCAGCAAGTCATCAAGGCATTTGAATATCTGAACTGA
- the sspB gene encoding ClpXP protease specificity-enhancing factor has protein sequence MEMAEMTPRRPYLVRAFYEWLVDNDLTPHLVVDATLPGVQVPQEFVSDGQIVLNLAPRAVGNLELGNEAVRFNARFGGRPHAVYVPLAAVLALYARENGAGTMFEPEPAYDMSSDEAAEALVEASGDPEHLTALSSVETESREAEDSVTEEETPQAPRPSGRPSLRVVK, from the coding sequence ATGGAGATGGCGGAGATGACCCCGCGCCGGCCTTATTTGGTGCGGGCTTTCTATGAGTGGCTGGTGGATAATGATCTGACCCCGCATCTGGTTGTGGATGCAACTTTGCCGGGTGTTCAGGTGCCTCAGGAATTTGTCAGCGATGGTCAGATTGTCCTGAATCTGGCACCGCGTGCAGTTGGCAACCTTGAGCTGGGCAATGAAGCTGTTCGGTTCAATGCCCGTTTTGGCGGTCGCCCTCACGCTGTCTATGTCCCTCTTGCTGCGGTGCTGGCACTGTATGCACGGGAGAATGGTGCAGGAACGATGTTTGAGCCGGAACCGGCGTATGACATGTCCTCAGATGAAGCGGCTGAAGCGTTGGTGGAAGCTTCGGGTGATCCTGAGCATCTGACTGCGCTCTCCAGTGTTGAAACTGAATCCCGTGAAGCAGAAGACAGTGTGACTGAAGAAGAAACACCACAAGCACCGCGTCCAAGTGGTCGTCCGAGCCTCAGAGTCGTGAAGTAA
- the sspA gene encoding stringent starvation protein SspA, with the protein MAVAANKRSVMTLYSDASDMYSHQVRIVLAEKGVSVEIELVEPDNLPEDLLDLNPYNSVPTLVDRELALYQAGIIMEYLDERFPHPPLMPVYPVARGNSRLMMYRIERNWYSLAEKVIKGTADEAEKARKQLREELLALSPVFAEFPYFMSEEFSLVDCYLAPLLWRLPAMGIDLTGAGSKEVKAYMTRVFERDSFLASLTEAEREMRLAGQ; encoded by the coding sequence ATGGCTGTAGCTGCCAATAAACGCTCTGTGATGACGCTGTATTCTGATGCTTCGGATATGTATAGCCATCAGGTGCGTATTGTACTTGCAGAAAAAGGGGTAAGTGTTGAGATTGAGCTGGTTGAGCCAGACAACTTACCTGAGGATCTGCTTGACCTGAATCCATACAATTCTGTTCCAACCCTGGTTGACCGTGAACTGGCCCTGTATCAGGCCGGCATTATTATGGAATATCTGGATGAGCGTTTTCCTCACCCACCATTGATGCCTGTATATCCGGTTGCTCGTGGTAACAGTCGCCTGATGATGTACCGCATTGAACGGAACTGGTATTCACTGGCTGAAAAAGTCATCAAAGGAACTGCAGATGAAGCAGAGAAAGCACGTAAGCAATTGCGTGAAGAATTGCTGGCGCTGTCTCCTGTCTTTGCTGAGTTCCCATACTTCATGAGCGAAGAGTTCAGCCTGGTGGATTGCTACCTGGCACCATTGCTGTGGCGTTTACCTGCGATGGGAATTGACCTGACTGGCGCGGGTTCGAAAGAAGTCAAAGCTTATATGACCCGTGTCTTTGAGCGTGATTCTTTCCTGGCTTCTCTGACAGAAGCTGAACGTGAAATGCGTCTGGCAGGCCAGTAA
- a CDS encoding cytochrome c1 has product MKKLMVMLLALLPSLAMAAGGGNVHLDAANNDLSDKESLQRGARTFMNYCFGCHATQYQRYQRVAEDLDIPTDLMMENLVFDENAKIGDLMTNSISEDYAAASFGAPAPDLTLVARVRGTDWLYTYLRSFYADPSRPFGVNNVVFPSVGMPHVLEELQGTPRKVFETRTIDGEEVQEFVGLKSDGNGELSPGEYDAVVRDLVNFLEYSAEPMKLERQRLGLWVMGFIVIFFVVSLLLKKEYWRDVH; this is encoded by the coding sequence ATGAAAAAGCTGATGGTAATGCTGCTGGCTCTGTTGCCTTCTCTGGCAATGGCAGCGGGTGGCGGAAATGTTCACCTTGATGCGGCCAATAATGATTTGTCGGACAAGGAATCTTTGCAGCGTGGTGCACGCACATTCATGAACTACTGCTTTGGGTGCCATGCCACTCAGTATCAGCGCTACCAGCGCGTTGCTGAGGATCTGGATATCCCGACTGATCTGATGATGGAAAATCTGGTCTTTGATGAGAATGCCAAAATTGGTGATCTGATGACCAACTCCATTTCTGAAGACTATGCAGCGGCGTCTTTTGGTGCACCGGCACCCGATCTGACGCTGGTTGCCCGGGTTCGTGGGACTGACTGGCTGTACACTTACCTGCGTTCTTTCTATGCGGACCCAAGCCGTCCGTTTGGCGTCAACAATGTTGTGTTCCCAAGTGTGGGTATGCCACATGTGCTCGAAGAGTTACAGGGAACGCCACGTAAAGTGTTCGAAACCCGGACAATTGACGGTGAAGAAGTGCAGGAGTTCGTGGGGCTGAAGTCTGACGGCAATGGTGAGCTCAGTCCTGGCGAATACGATGCTGTGGTTCGGGACCTTGTGAACTTCCTGGAATACTCTGCAGAACCCATGAAGCTGGAACGCCAGCGTCTGGGTCTGTGGGTCATGGGCTTTATCGTGATCTTCTTCGTTGTGTCTCTGCTGCTGAAGAAAGAATATTGGCGCGATGTCCATTGA
- a CDS encoding cytochrome bc complex cytochrome b subunit, translated as MEGLLGWIEKRLPVMNAYKKHMSEYPMPKNFNFWYLFGSLAMLVLVNQILTGIWLTMNYVPSGDGAFASIEYIMRDVEYGWLLRYMHSTGASAFFVVVYLHMFRGLIYGSYKKPRELLWLFGMLIFLVLMAEAFMGYLLPWGQMSYWGAQVIISLFGAIPVIGDDLTLWIRGDYVISGATLNRFFALHVIALPIVLLLLIVLHILALHEVGSNNPDGIDTKLPKGSKGGNFESGFKFHEYYTKKYDIIDSVPFHPYGTVKDLVGVAIFAFLFSYVIFFNPEMGGYFLEPPNFEAANPLKTPEHIAPVWYFTPFYAILRAVPDKLLGVIAMGLSIAMLFVLPWLDRCKVRSYRYRSKLHLANIVQFTICFIALGILGALPATAVYTLMAQIFSFGYFMFFVMLFFYSKNEATKPLPERVTFK; from the coding sequence ATGGAAGGCTTGCTGGGCTGGATTGAAAAACGTCTGCCAGTGATGAATGCTTATAAAAAGCATATGTCCGAATATCCGATGCCGAAGAACTTTAACTTCTGGTATCTGTTTGGCTCACTGGCCATGTTGGTTCTGGTGAACCAGATTCTGACCGGGATCTGGCTGACGATGAACTATGTACCATCGGGTGATGGTGCTTTCGCTTCAATTGAATACATCATGCGCGATGTGGAATATGGTTGGTTGCTGCGTTATATGCACTCAACAGGCGCATCGGCATTCTTCGTGGTGGTTTACCTCCACATGTTCCGTGGTCTGATCTACGGCTCCTATAAGAAACCGCGCGAACTGCTGTGGCTGTTCGGGATGCTGATCTTCCTGGTTCTGATGGCTGAAGCATTCATGGGCTACCTGCTGCCTTGGGGACAGATGTCTTACTGGGGTGCTCAGGTAATCATCTCGCTGTTTGGTGCGATTCCTGTCATCGGTGACGATTTAACGCTGTGGATCCGTGGTGACTACGTCATTTCCGGTGCAACACTGAACCGTTTCTTCGCCCTTCATGTGATTGCATTGCCAATCGTTCTGTTGCTGCTGATTGTGCTGCACATTCTGGCACTGCACGAAGTGGGTTCAAACAACCCGGACGGCATTGACACCAAACTGCCAAAAGGCAGTAAAGGTGGCAATTTTGAGTCTGGCTTCAAGTTCCACGAATACTACACCAAGAAATACGACATCATTGATTCGGTTCCTTTCCATCCTTACGGAACGGTGAAGGATCTGGTGGGTGTGGCAATTTTTGCCTTCCTGTTCAGTTATGTGATTTTCTTTAACCCTGAAATGGGCGGCTATTTCCTTGAGCCACCTAACTTTGAAGCGGCAAACCCGCTGAAGACACCTGAACACATTGCCCCTGTTTGGTACTTCACACCGTTCTACGCAATTTTGCGTGCGGTGCCGGACAAACTGCTGGGTGTAATTGCGATGGGTCTGTCAATTGCAATGTTGTTTGTTCTGCCATGGCTGGATCGCTGTAAAGTGCGTTCTTACCGCTATCGCAGTAAGTTGCATCTGGCAAACATCGTTCAGTTCACTATCTGTTTCATTGCGCTGGGTATCCTGGGTGCGTTGCCGGCGACGGCTGTGTACACGCTGATGGCACAGATCTTCAGTTTCGGTTACTTCATGTTCTTCGTGATGCTGTTCTTCTACAGCAAAAATGAAGCCACGAAACCGCTACCAGAGAGGGTCACTTTCAAATGA
- the petA gene encoding ubiquinol-cytochrome c reductase iron-sulfur subunit: MSKAPVSNGRRRFLTATTSVVGGLGAVAVAVPFIKSWNPSAKAKAAGAPVEVDISKLEEGQMIRVEWRGKPVWVVRRSQAILDELPTHDDRLRDPQAAEPQQPGYAVNEFRSRKPEIFVAVGICTHLGCSPTYLPDSFSEQVSGVPAGFFCPCHGSKFDMAGRVFQGVPAPLNLVVPPHMFLNDNTILVGQDEETA; the protein is encoded by the coding sequence ATGAGCAAAGCGCCAGTAAGTAACGGCCGACGCCGCTTCCTGACTGCGACGACCTCGGTTGTTGGAGGCTTAGGTGCAGTCGCTGTCGCCGTACCCTTTATCAAATCCTGGAATCCGAGCGCCAAAGCAAAGGCTGCCGGTGCACCAGTCGAAGTTGATATCAGTAAACTTGAAGAAGGCCAGATGATCCGCGTAGAGTGGCGAGGCAAACCGGTGTGGGTAGTACGCCGTAGCCAAGCGATTCTGGATGAACTGCCAACACATGATGACCGACTGCGTGACCCGCAGGCCGCTGAACCACAGCAGCCAGGATATGCGGTAAACGAGTTCCGTTCACGTAAACCAGAAATTTTTGTTGCCGTTGGTATTTGTACCCACCTTGGCTGCTCACCCACTTATCTGCCCGACAGTTTCAGTGAGCAGGTCAGCGGTGTACCGGCTGGTTTCTTCTGTCCTTGCCACGGTTCTAAATTCGACATGGCTGGTCGGGTTTTCCAGGGCGTGCCTGCACCACTGAACTTAGTGGTTCCACCGCACATGTTCCTGAACGACAACACGATTTTAGTGGGTCAAGATGAGGAGACGGCATAA
- the rpsI gene encoding 30S ribosomal protein S9: MAENQYYGTGRRKSSAARVFIKPGTGNIVINKRSIEEYFGRETARMVVRQPLELVEMTEKLDLYITVKGGGITGQSGAIRHGITRALMEYDETLRPALRAAGYVTRDARRVERKKVGLRKARRRPQFSKR, translated from the coding sequence ATGGCAGAGAATCAATACTACGGCACTGGCCGCCGCAAAAGCTCAGCTGCTCGCGTTTTCATTAAACCGGGTACTGGCAACATCGTAATCAACAAGCGCAGCATCGAAGAATACTTCGGCCGTGAAACTGCTCGTATGGTTGTTCGTCAGCCACTTGAGCTGGTTGAGATGACTGAGAAACTGGATCTGTACATCACTGTTAAAGGTGGTGGTATCACTGGTCAGTCTGGTGCAATCCGTCACGGTATCACTCGCGCTCTGATGGAGTACGATGAGACTCTACGTCCTGCTCTGCGTGCCGCTGGCTACGTGACTCGTGACGCTCGTCGCGTTGAACGTAAGAAAGTTGGTCTGCGTAAAGCACGTCGTCGTCCACAGTTCTCTAAGCGTTAA
- the rplM gene encoding 50S ribosomal protein L13 gives MKTFVAKPETVKRDWYVVDAEGKTLGRLATEIASRLRGKHKPEYTPHVDTGDYIVVINAEKVAVTGAKRTDKMYHRHTGYIGGLKTISFDKLLDKKPEAIIEIAVKGMLPKGPLGRAMYRKLKVYAGSEHNHAAQQPQVLDI, from the coding sequence ATGAAAACTTTCGTTGCTAAACCAGAAACTGTAAAACGTGACTGGTATGTTGTGGACGCTGAAGGTAAAACACTGGGTCGTCTGGCAACTGAAATCGCATCTCGTCTGCGCGGTAAGCACAAGCCTGAGTACACTCCTCACGTAGATACCGGCGATTACATCGTTGTGATCAACGCTGAGAAAGTTGCTGTAACTGGCGCGAAGCGTACTGACAAGATGTACCACCGTCACACTGGTTACATCGGCGGTCTGAAAACGATTAGCTTTGACAAGCTGCTGGACAAAAAACCAGAAGCTATCATTGAAATCGCTGTGAAAGGCATGCTTCCTAAAGGTCCTCTAGGCCGTGCTATGTACCGTAAACTGAAAGTTTACGCAGGTAGCGAGCACAACCACGCTGCACAGCAGCCACAAGTTCTAGACATCTAA
- the zapE gene encoding cell division protein ZapE has translation MTPEQRYQDDLKKPGFLPDAAQAMAVSHLEDLYHRMLAPQPAPEKPSFMDRLFKRQVQADVAPVKGLYFWGGVGRGKTYLVDTFFECLPTERKMRMHFHRFMHRVHKEMQTLSHQTDPLEIVADRFKQETDIICFDEFFVSDITDAMILGTLFQALFRRGITLVATSNIPPNDLYRNGLQRARFLPAIDLINTHCDVVNVDSGVDYRLRTLEQAEIYHWPLDASAAENMHRYFLQLSMDPRREGGEILINDRPIATCHEADGVVHFTFDALCRGARSQADYMEIARMYHSVLLSGVPVLTEKDDDAARRFIAMVDEFYERHVKLIISAEVSMDQLYQSGRLSFEFKRCCSRLIEMQSHEYLARPHLA, from the coding sequence ATGACCCCGGAACAACGCTATCAAGACGATCTCAAAAAACCAGGATTTTTGCCCGATGCCGCACAGGCGATGGCGGTGTCTCATCTGGAAGATTTGTATCATCGTATGCTGGCCCCTCAGCCAGCGCCTGAAAAACCTTCCTTTATGGATCGTTTGTTCAAGCGTCAGGTTCAGGCGGACGTTGCGCCGGTCAAAGGCCTGTACTTCTGGGGCGGTGTCGGACGCGGGAAAACCTATCTGGTCGATACTTTTTTCGAGTGTCTGCCCACTGAGCGAAAGATGCGGATGCACTTTCATCGGTTCATGCACCGAGTTCATAAAGAGATGCAGACGCTCAGTCATCAGACGGATCCGCTGGAAATCGTGGCTGATCGGTTTAAACAAGAAACGGACATCATCTGTTTTGATGAGTTTTTTGTTTCCGATATTACCGATGCCATGATTCTGGGCACGTTATTTCAGGCCTTGTTCCGTCGCGGGATCACGTTGGTCGCAACCTCTAACATTCCACCGAATGATTTATATCGCAATGGGCTGCAGCGGGCTCGTTTTTTACCAGCGATTGATCTGATCAATACCCACTGCGACGTCGTGAATGTGGATTCCGGGGTCGATTACCGGCTTCGGACACTGGAGCAGGCTGAGATTTATCACTGGCCACTGGATGCCAGTGCAGCAGAAAACATGCATCGTTACTTTCTGCAGTTGTCGATGGACCCCCGCCGTGAGGGCGGTGAAATTCTGATCAATGATCGGCCCATCGCGACATGTCATGAAGCGGACGGCGTCGTACATTTTACCTTTGATGCATTGTGTCGCGGTGCACGCAGCCAGGCCGACTATATGGAAATTGCACGCATGTACCACAGTGTGCTGCTCTCTGGGGTGCCGGTGCTGACGGAAAAAGATGATGACGCTGCCCGCCGGTTTATCGCAATGGTGGACGAGTTTTACGAGCGTCATGTCAAACTGATTATTTCCGCCGAAGTCAGCATGGACCAGCTGTATCAGAGCGGCCGGTTAAGTTTTGAGTTCAAACGCTGCTGTTCACGCCTGATTGAAATGCAAAGTCACGAATATTTGGCAAGACCGCATCTGGCGTAA
- the zapG gene encoding Z-ring associated protein ZapG: protein MAWIYAILIFVAGALVGAFIARLGNKNLKQQKELQKELDKTKYQLEQYRQELIDHFARSSDLLDNLAKDYSKLYEHMAKTSAELMPNLPEQDNPFSQRISTLTAVTEPVEPEVQTETETQPPRDYANGASGLLRTDRKPEAEPAKAS from the coding sequence ATGGCTTGGATCTACGCGATTTTGATTTTTGTCGCAGGTGCGCTGGTCGGTGCCTTTATTGCCCGGTTAGGGAATAAAAACCTGAAACAGCAGAAAGAATTACAGAAAGAACTGGATAAAACCAAATACCAGTTAGAGCAGTACCGTCAGGAACTGATCGATCATTTTGCTCGCAGTTCAGATTTGCTGGACAATCTGGCAAAAGATTACAGCAAACTCTACGAGCACATGGCAAAAACGTCCGCTGAGCTGATGCCGAATTTGCCTGAGCAGGATAACCCGTTTTCTCAGCGAATCAGCACCCTGACCGCCGTGACTGAACCCGTAGAACCTGAAGTGCAAACGGAAACAGAAACACAACCTCCCCGTGACTATGCAAATGGTGCATCCGGCCTGCTGAGAACCGACCGGAAACCCGAAGCTGAACCCGCCAAAGCCAGCTAA